One genomic segment of Rubripirellula amarantea includes these proteins:
- a CDS encoding lysophospholipid acyltransferase family protein: protein MSKTDSPNDFEVPQVADWFQNGFHRFLSPYLARHFHAIAVAKGTKPVEPSDAAVSSQHLNRDLKEDRSGLQLSGSDPIGTEQSARDLVVGAVEPVIVFGNHPGWWDPLIAHFLNQQLLGGRQFYAPIDASALENYRVFARLGFYGVDLNRTSGAAAFLKYSNKILDQGRAALWITPEGRFSDARDHSAELMPGLAHLCHRRRTGYAIAMAMEYVFWDERLPVCLVRFGSPISLGQHDQWSKSDWSIQLTKQLRDNQKELAALAIRRDSSHFENLLKGRKGAGGVYDFFRRTKSWITRTEFQSQHGKQFQ from the coding sequence ATGTCCAAGACGGATTCTCCTAACGACTTTGAAGTACCTCAGGTTGCCGATTGGTTTCAGAATGGATTTCACCGCTTCTTGTCGCCGTATCTGGCGAGGCATTTTCATGCGATTGCGGTTGCCAAGGGAACGAAACCCGTGGAGCCATCCGATGCGGCTGTGTCTAGTCAGCACCTCAATCGCGATCTCAAAGAAGATCGATCAGGCTTACAGCTATCAGGCTCAGATCCTATCGGCACCGAACAGTCCGCTCGCGACCTCGTCGTCGGTGCCGTCGAGCCGGTGATTGTCTTTGGAAATCATCCTGGATGGTGGGATCCCTTGATTGCCCATTTCCTGAATCAACAACTCCTGGGAGGCCGCCAGTTCTATGCCCCCATCGATGCTTCTGCGCTAGAAAACTATCGCGTGTTCGCCAGGCTGGGATTCTATGGGGTCGACCTGAATCGAACCTCCGGTGCGGCTGCGTTTTTGAAGTACAGCAACAAGATCTTGGATCAGGGGCGTGCCGCTTTGTGGATCACACCCGAGGGTCGATTTTCTGATGCACGTGATCATTCAGCGGAACTGATGCCCGGACTGGCTCACCTGTGCCATCGACGACGCACGGGCTACGCGATCGCAATGGCGATGGAGTACGTGTTTTGGGATGAACGCTTGCCGGTTTGCTTGGTTCGATTCGGTAGTCCCATTTCACTCGGCCAACATGACCAATGGTCCAAGTCCGATTGGTCGATTCAGCTAACCAAACAACTTCGTGACAACCAGAAAGAATTGGCCGCGTTGGCGATTCGTCGTGATTCATCGCACTTCGAGAACCTGTTAAAAGGACGAAAGGGTGCGGGAGGTGTTTACGACTTCTTTCGGCGAACAAAGTCTTGGATCACCAGGACCGAGTTTCAATCGCAGCACGGAAAGCAGTTTCAATGA